Proteins encoded in a region of the Nocardia asteroides genome:
- a CDS encoding WSD1 family O-acyltransferase → MSAMAPQDATMYWLSKRTRNDLFLLYCFADRGRPTEELRAVVAERSARIADLRVRLRELPSDVDYPSWKRCESGSEQFVEHELAERNWSHLLDVLGDLLGTGVDAAVQPWRLHVFRGIVDAPGQEGEPALVVVLQMSHALADGRRASAIARALFSASGDLAAQHGSRAASVSPDGVRAAGEDDAAAAGGSIGDRRTSGHPSWWKPPTQRLSALLADRRGVGSAVGAPLRMTGSAVPASATAAGVLADTALGVLRTPVRLAVTAVRGYEAFRARQRLDHLTEAGEVPPPGTGYPPSVLNRAAAEAALRHEARVLVFPAEDLRVPGRTVTVVALTAVSLALARYLADRGEPVERLGAQVPMALPELTYPRNNYRSLGVDLFIDEPDLRVRADKIAAALVDRRVRARHPLLSAQDRVTSTIPAPILRRDLDRYPVDTVPDSISGHTVVSSVDRGPADLAFGGGAVRFTAGFPALGSVMHLTHGVHGLGDTVTISLHSDPAVLPDLDAYAAHLRAALLEVHRTRLDSASRPV, encoded by the coding sequence GTGAGCGCGATGGCACCGCAGGACGCGACGATGTATTGGCTGTCCAAACGCACACGCAACGACCTTTTTCTGCTGTATTGCTTCGCCGATCGCGGACGACCCACCGAAGAACTACGCGCGGTCGTCGCCGAACGGAGCGCGCGGATCGCGGACCTTCGGGTCCGGCTGCGCGAACTGCCCTCGGACGTCGATTACCCGTCTTGGAAGCGGTGCGAATCCGGCTCCGAGCAATTCGTGGAACACGAACTGGCGGAGCGTAATTGGTCGCATCTGCTGGACGTCCTCGGCGATCTGCTCGGCACCGGCGTCGACGCCGCCGTACAGCCGTGGCGGCTGCACGTGTTCCGCGGCATCGTCGACGCGCCGGGACAGGAGGGGGAGCCCGCGCTGGTGGTAGTACTCCAGATGTCGCATGCCCTGGCCGATGGCCGGCGTGCTTCGGCGATCGCGCGTGCGCTGTTCAGCGCGTCGGGGGACCTCGCAGCACAGCACGGAAGCCGAGCCGCGTCGGTGTCGCCCGATGGAGTACGGGCCGCGGGCGAGGACGATGCCGCAGCGGCGGGCGGCTCGATTGGCGACCGGCGCACGTCCGGTCATCCATCATGGTGGAAGCCACCCACACAGAGACTGTCCGCGCTGCTTGCTGATCGTCGCGGCGTCGGCTCGGCGGTAGGGGCTCCTCTGCGGATGACCGGCTCCGCGGTGCCGGCGAGTGCAACGGCGGCCGGAGTGCTGGCCGACACGGCTCTCGGTGTTCTGCGTACGCCGGTTCGGTTGGCCGTGACCGCGGTGCGCGGTTACGAGGCGTTTCGAGCGCGGCAACGGCTGGATCATTTGACCGAGGCCGGTGAGGTGCCGCCACCCGGAACGGGTTATCCGCCGAGCGTGCTGAATCGAGCCGCCGCGGAAGCGGCCTTGCGGCACGAAGCCCGGGTGCTCGTATTCCCGGCCGAAGACCTGCGCGTTCCCGGCCGTACCGTCACGGTCGTCGCCTTGACCGCGGTGTCGCTGGCGCTCGCTCGCTACCTGGCCGACCGAGGTGAGCCGGTCGAGCGTCTCGGCGCGCAGGTTCCGATGGCCCTTCCCGAGCTCACCTACCCTCGCAACAACTATCGCAGTCTCGGCGTCGACCTCTTCATCGATGAACCGGACCTGCGTGTACGCGCCGACAAGATCGCGGCGGCGCTCGTCGACCGGCGTGTCCGAGCACGGCATCCGCTGCTGTCCGCGCAGGACCGGGTCACCTCGACCATCCCCGCTCCGATCCTGCGCCGGGATCTGGACCGCTATCCGGTCGACACCGTGCCCGACTCGATCTCGGGCCACACCGTCGTCTCCAGCGTCGACCGCGGCCCTGCGGACCTCGCCTTCGGCGGCGGCGCCGTGCGTTTCACCGCGGGCTTCCCGGCCCTCGGCTCCGTCATGCACCTCACGCACGGCGTGCACGGCTTGGGCGACACCGTCACCATCTCGCTGCACTCGGATCCGGCGGTGCTACCTGACCTCGACGCCTACGCCGCCCACCTCCGTGCCGCGCTGCTCGAAGTACACCGCACCCGGCTGGACTCCGCGTCCCGGCCGGTGTGA